Proteins encoded in a region of the Geobacillus genomosp. 3 genome:
- a CDS encoding tetratricopeptide repeat protein, producing MIEKEIFPHKRERQLCEEWKKEKDREKRRKIEEQLVSLYVYVGEYFKMSRPDPKQAKVYLQKALRYRPDHAIANYRLAHVYYAEAEYGKAAFHFERALSDERGGKLTDTQQLISCMLLANCGILLASKALKKIEEMEDSSYDEELVERYRGEILLQRAEDFARALYCIVTPDGRDIVAEERYFAEQEKCLPREVQLLISDGDGLLVRYEGGKWMTLDYASFYLLALLLHSERPLTGEEIRETLFFSFLERGVTEAAIRKMIERLRTRLSFWEEMIETTRIGSKAARRRQPSVSYRIFCRASDVFPWET from the coding sequence ATGATAGAGAAGGAAATTTTTCCGCATAAACGGGAGCGGCAGCTGTGTGAGGAATGGAAAAAAGAAAAAGATCGGGAAAAAAGAAGAAAGATTGAAGAGCAGCTCGTCTCGTTGTACGTGTATGTCGGCGAATATTTCAAAATGTCCCGCCCCGACCCGAAGCAGGCGAAAGTGTACTTGCAAAAGGCGTTAAGGTATCGTCCCGATCATGCGATTGCCAACTACCGTCTTGCTCACGTTTATTATGCCGAAGCCGAGTACGGGAAAGCGGCGTTCCATTTTGAACGTGCGCTTTCCGATGAGAGAGGCGGAAAATTGACGGACACGCAACAGCTGATTAGCTGCATGCTTCTTGCCAATTGCGGAATTTTGCTGGCATCGAAGGCGCTGAAGAAAATTGAAGAGATGGAAGACAGCTCGTATGATGAGGAGCTCGTTGAACGCTACCGCGGTGAAATTTTGTTGCAGCGGGCGGAAGATTTTGCGCGGGCGCTGTATTGCATCGTGACGCCAGACGGCAGAGACATTGTGGCGGAAGAACGGTATTTCGCTGAGCAGGAAAAATGCCTTCCGCGTGAAGTGCAACTGTTGATCAGTGACGGCGATGGGCTGCTTGTTCGCTATGAGGGCGGCAAGTGGATGACGCTGGATTATGCCTCGTTTTACTTGCTCGCATTGTTGCTGCATAGCGAACGGCCGCTGACAGGGGAAGAGATTCGCGAAACGCTGTTTTTTTCCTTTTTGGAACGCGGGGTGACGGAAGCGGCAATCCGCAAAATGATCGAACGTCTCCGCACCCGGTTGTCGTTTTGGGAGGAGATGATCGAAACGACGCGCATCGGTTCCAAGGCGGCGCGCCGCCGTCAGCCTAGCGTTTCGTATCGCATTTTTTGCCGGGCGAGTGACGTGTTTCCGTGGGAAACATGA